From a region of the Streptomyces tirandamycinicus genome:
- a CDS encoding NAD(P)-dependent malic enzyme has product MAAEIVNPGSAGGTESSPGESGEPFDPAFALHRGGKMAVQATVPVRNKDDLSLAYTPGVAKVCTAIAEQPELVHDYTWKSQVVAVVTDGTAVLGLGDIGPEASLPVMEGKAILFKQFGGVDAVPIALATTDTDEIVDTVVRLAPSFGGVNLEDISAPRCFEIERKLQERLDIPVFHDDQHGTAVVTLAALRNAAKLTGRALGDLRAVISGAGAAGVAIAKFLLAAGLGDVAVADRKGIVSRDRDDLNPVKRELAEITNRAGLSGSLETALAGADVFIGVSGGTVSETAVASMAPGAFVFAMANPNPEVHPDVAHKYAAVVATGRSDYPNQINNVLAFPGIFAGALQVRASRITEGMKIAAANALADVVGDALAPDCVIPSPFDERVAPAVTAAVAAAARAEGVARR; this is encoded by the coding sequence ATGGCAGCGGAGATCGTCAATCCCGGCAGCGCAGGCGGGACGGAGAGCTCACCCGGGGAATCCGGGGAACCCTTCGATCCGGCCTTCGCGCTGCACCGCGGCGGCAAGATGGCCGTGCAGGCCACCGTGCCGGTCCGGAACAAGGACGACCTGTCCCTCGCGTACACACCCGGTGTCGCCAAGGTGTGCACCGCCATCGCCGAGCAGCCGGAACTCGTCCACGACTACACCTGGAAATCGCAGGTGGTCGCGGTCGTGACCGACGGCACGGCGGTCCTCGGGCTCGGTGACATCGGACCGGAGGCCTCGCTCCCCGTGATGGAGGGCAAGGCGATCCTTTTCAAGCAGTTCGGCGGTGTCGACGCCGTCCCGATCGCCCTCGCGACCACGGACACCGACGAGATCGTGGACACGGTCGTCCGGCTCGCGCCCTCCTTCGGCGGAGTCAACCTGGAGGACATCTCGGCACCGCGGTGCTTCGAGATCGAGCGCAAGCTCCAGGAGCGGCTGGACATCCCGGTCTTCCACGACGACCAGCACGGCACCGCCGTGGTCACCCTCGCGGCCCTGCGCAACGCGGCCAAGCTGACCGGCCGCGCCCTGGGCGACCTGCGCGCGGTGATCTCGGGCGCGGGTGCGGCCGGCGTGGCCATCGCCAAGTTCCTCCTCGCGGCGGGGCTCGGCGACGTGGCGGTGGCGGACCGCAAGGGCATCGTCAGCCGTGACCGCGACGACCTGAACCCGGTCAAGCGGGAACTCGCCGAGATCACCAACCGGGCCGGCCTCAGCGGTTCGCTCGAGACGGCCCTGGCCGGTGCGGACGTCTTCATCGGCGTCTCCGGCGGTACGGTCTCCGAGACCGCGGTCGCCTCGATGGCGCCGGGCGCCTTCGTCTTCGCGATGGCCAACCCGAACCCCGAGGTCCACCCGGACGTGGCGCACAAGTACGCCGCGGTCGTGGCCACCGGCCGCAGCGACTACCCGAACCAGATCAACAACGTCCTCGCCTTCCCGGGGATCTTCGCGGGCGCGCTGCAGGTGCGGGCCTCCCGGATCACCGAGGGCATGAAGATCGCCGCGGCGAACGCGCTGGCCGACGTCGTCGGTGACGCGCTCGCCCCCGACTGCGTCATCCCGTCGCCGTTCGACGAGCGGGTCGCCCCGGCGGTCACCGCGGCCGTGGCGGCGGCGGCACGGGCCGAGGGCGTCGCCCGGCGCTGA
- a CDS encoding zinc-binding dehydrogenase: MFAAYAARIDRDQPLNGLELGDRPAPGDRPGWTTINVKAASLNHHDLWSLRGVGLSEDRLPMILGCDAAGVDADGNEVVLHSVIGQSGHGVGPDEPRSILTEKYQGTFAEQVAVPTWNVLRKPKELSFEEAACLPTAWLTAYRMIFTNAGVRPGDSLLVQGAGGGVATAAIVLGKAAGLRVFATSRDEAKRKRAVDLGAVDAFEPGARLPQRVDAVIETVGAATWSHSVKSLRPGGTVVISGATSGDRPSHAELTRIFFLELKVVGSTMGTKDELEDLLSFCAATGVRPVIDEVLPLDRAREGFEKMASGELFGKIVLTGS; this comes from the coding sequence ATGTTCGCCGCATACGCCGCCCGCATCGACCGCGACCAGCCGCTCAACGGACTGGAGCTGGGTGACCGCCCGGCCCCCGGGGACCGTCCCGGCTGGACCACCATCAACGTCAAGGCCGCCTCCCTCAACCACCACGACCTGTGGTCCCTGAGGGGAGTCGGGCTCTCCGAGGACAGGCTGCCGATGATCCTCGGCTGCGACGCCGCCGGCGTCGACGCGGACGGGAACGAGGTGGTGCTCCACTCGGTCATCGGCCAGAGCGGCCACGGGGTCGGCCCGGACGAGCCGCGCTCCATCCTCACCGAGAAGTACCAGGGCACCTTCGCCGAGCAGGTCGCCGTCCCGACCTGGAACGTCCTGCGCAAGCCGAAGGAGCTCTCCTTCGAGGAGGCCGCCTGCCTGCCGACCGCCTGGCTCACCGCCTACCGCATGATCTTCACCAACGCCGGGGTGCGACCGGGGGACTCGCTGCTCGTCCAGGGTGCCGGCGGCGGAGTCGCCACCGCCGCGATCGTGCTCGGCAAGGCGGCCGGGCTGCGCGTCTTCGCCACCAGCCGCGACGAGGCGAAGCGCAAGCGGGCCGTGGACCTGGGCGCGGTCGACGCGTTCGAGCCGGGTGCCCGGCTGCCGCAGCGTGTCGACGCGGTCATCGAGACGGTCGGCGCCGCCACCTGGTCGCACTCGGTCAAGTCGCTCCGCCCCGGGGGCACCGTGGTCATCTCCGGTGCGACCAGCGGCGACCGGCCCTCGCACGCCGAACTGACCAGGATCTTCTTCCTGGAGCTCAAGGTCGTCGGCTCCACCATGGGCACCAAGGACGAACTGGAGGACCTGCTCTCCTTCTGCGCCGCGACGGGCGTGCGGCCGGTGATCGACGAGGTGCTGCCGCTGGACCGGGCGCGTGAGGGCTTCGAGAAGATGGCCTCCGGCGAGCTCTTCGGCAAGATCGTGCTGACCGGTTCCTGA
- a CDS encoding PadR family transcriptional regulator, with amino-acid sequence MPPVFAHGRLRLYLLKLLDEAPRHGYEVIRLLEERFQGLYAPSAGTVYPRLAKLEAEGLVTHATEGGRKVYSITDAGREELAGRSGELADLELEIRESVSELAAEIRDDVRGAAGKLRSEMRAAATENRSATGPGAADDAWRATKEEMRRAKQEWKEQARRAKDESRRAREEAQTARRQAREAQDRARDEVQRIARQVQDQVQGHFARGDWPTGVREGLSELTAQLGGLAAWGTAGQPHTKPGPAGEAPRWAKDTAESGDPARDLERLLDHFRDDVRDAARDHGVTAAQLAEARRHLSTAAAHISALLRGGG; translated from the coding sequence ATGCCCCCCGTATTCGCCCACGGCCGGCTCCGGCTGTATCTGCTGAAGCTCCTCGACGAGGCCCCGCGCCACGGGTACGAGGTCATCCGCCTGCTGGAGGAACGCTTCCAGGGGCTCTACGCACCGTCCGCCGGCACCGTCTACCCGCGCCTGGCCAAGCTGGAGGCCGAGGGGCTGGTCACCCACGCCACCGAGGGCGGCCGCAAGGTGTACTCGATCACCGACGCCGGGCGCGAGGAACTCGCGGGCCGCAGCGGCGAACTGGCCGACCTCGAACTCGAGATCCGCGAGTCCGTCTCCGAACTGGCCGCGGAGATCCGCGACGACGTGCGCGGCGCCGCCGGCAAGCTGCGCAGCGAGATGCGCGCCGCGGCGACCGAGAACCGAAGTGCCACCGGCCCGGGCGCCGCCGACGACGCCTGGCGGGCGACGAAGGAGGAGATGCGCCGCGCGAAGCAGGAGTGGAAGGAGCAGGCGCGCCGGGCCAAGGACGAGTCCCGCCGGGCCCGTGAGGAGGCGCAGACCGCGCGCCGCCAGGCCAGGGAGGCGCAGGACCGGGCGCGGGACGAGGTCCAGCGGATCGCCCGCCAGGTCCAGGACCAGGTCCAGGGGCACTTCGCCCGCGGCGACTGGCCGACGGGCGTACGGGAAGGGCTCTCCGAACTCACCGCGCAACTGGGGGGACTGGCCGCGTGGGGCACGGCGGGCCAGCCGCACACCAAGCCCGGCCCGGCCGGTGAGGCGCCCCGGTGGGCGAAGGACACGGCGGAGTCCGGCGACCCGGCGCGCGACCTCGAACGCCTCCTGGACCACTTCCGCGACGACGTCCGCGACGCGGCCCGCGACCACGGTGTGACGGCGGCCCAACTCGCCGAGGCGCGCCGCCACCTGTCGACGGCGGCGGCGCACATCTCGGCGCTGCTGCGCGGAGGCGGCTGA
- a CDS encoding DUF4097 family beta strand repeat-containing protein, which yields MPDSTWEVAEPTKLSFDEPVTSLSVRIVNGTVNVVGTDEGSARLEVSEIEGPPLVVTRTGATVCVAYQDLPWKGFLKLLDRRERQRHAVVSLAVPADASVEVGVVGAGAVVSGIRGRTDVRGVTGDTTLVGLSGTVRAETVSGSLEAQSVTGDLRFHSVSGDLTVIEGAGSSVQADSVSGDMAIDLDGTPTDMRLTSVSGEVAIRLPHPADARVEANTASGAVSNAFEDLRVSGQWGAKKITGTLGAGSGSLRATTVSGSIALLRRPPRADEPHEDETGKAL from the coding sequence ATGCCCGACTCCACATGGGAAGTCGCCGAGCCGACGAAGCTCTCCTTCGACGAGCCGGTGACGTCCCTCAGCGTGCGCATCGTCAACGGGACGGTGAACGTCGTCGGCACCGACGAGGGTTCCGCCCGGCTGGAGGTCTCCGAGATCGAGGGCCCGCCGCTGGTCGTGACCAGGACCGGCGCCACGGTCTGCGTCGCCTACCAGGACCTCCCCTGGAAGGGCTTCCTCAAGCTGCTCGACCGCAGGGAACGGCAGCGGCACGCGGTGGTGTCGCTCGCGGTGCCCGCCGACGCGTCCGTCGAGGTCGGTGTCGTCGGCGCGGGTGCGGTCGTCTCCGGCATCCGCGGCCGCACGGACGTACGCGGCGTCACCGGCGACACCACGCTGGTGGGACTCTCCGGCACCGTCCGGGCCGAGACCGTCTCCGGCAGCCTGGAGGCCCAGTCCGTCACCGGCGACCTGCGCTTCCACTCCGTCTCCGGCGACCTGACGGTGATCGAGGGCGCCGGTTCGTCCGTACAGGCCGACTCCGTGAGCGGCGACATGGCGATCGACCTCGACGGAACGCCGACCGACATGCGCCTCACCAGCGTCTCCGGCGAGGTCGCCATCCGGCTGCCGCACCCCGCGGACGCACGCGTCGAGGCCAACACCGCGAGCGGCGCGGTCTCGAACGCCTTCGAGGACCTCCGCGTCAGCGGGCAGTGGGGCGCCAAGAAGATCACCGGCACGCTCGGCGCGGGCAGCGGTTCCCTGCGCGCCACCACCGTGTCCGGGTCGATCGCCCTCCTGCGCCGCCCGCCCCGCGCGGACGAACCGCACGAGGACGAGACAGGAAAGGCCCTCTGA
- a CDS encoding DUF6104 family protein, protein MYFTDRGIEELEKRRGEEEITFEWLAEQLRTFVDLNPDFEVPVERLATWLARLDDEDDEE, encoded by the coding sequence ATGTACTTCACCGACCGTGGCATCGAGGAGCTGGAGAAGCGGCGCGGCGAGGAGGAGATCACCTTCGAGTGGCTCGCCGAGCAGCTGCGTACGTTCGTCGATCTCAACCCGGACTTCGAGGTGCCGGTCGAGCGGCTGGCCACCTGGCTGGCGCGGCTCGACGACGAGGACGACGAGGAGTAG
- a CDS encoding tetratricopeptide repeat protein — MAKREPNVALGRLLTESRWTHRQFARAVNRIGTETGIPLRYDESAVSHWLGGTIPRGAVRGCILEALSRRLGRPVTHAEAGLPVPRDRSSDGADTVEGVIDLGRLDMDPSRRSVLGAGLFSVAVTIPGWPDVVGRADAVQSGRTARIGMNEVDMVVAMTERVSELDDEFGGRHARPMAASFMVNTVASYLRADAPEDVRKAMLSAASDLLYLTGYMAVDEGLHGLAQRYYVKALELAGAAENHLTYCTTLRGMSVQAVDLRHGAKAMELADAAAAASPKAGPRMLAFLVGQQAHAAAQTGDRTGALRYIRDAEAAMDRAESRGKAFGSYNSSSLNYHVSQVRYELGDKAGAVEAMQQADRLRPSVYQRTRVHRRGLLAERQLELGHLEAACATWHQALDDYPKVQSGRADERVKTMFGLLRPHLKNAAVRDLYDRARTFAPPSQVT, encoded by the coding sequence ATGGCCAAGCGCGAACCGAACGTGGCGCTCGGGCGCCTGCTCACCGAGAGCCGTTGGACTCACCGCCAGTTCGCGCGGGCCGTCAACCGCATCGGCACCGAGACCGGAATCCCTCTGCGCTACGACGAGTCGGCGGTGAGCCACTGGCTCGGCGGCACCATCCCCCGCGGTGCGGTGCGCGGATGCATCCTCGAAGCTCTCTCCCGCCGCCTCGGCCGCCCAGTCACCCATGCCGAGGCCGGGCTGCCCGTTCCACGCGATCGCTCCTCCGACGGTGCGGATACCGTGGAAGGGGTGATCGACCTGGGGAGGCTGGATATGGACCCGTCCCGCCGCAGTGTCCTGGGTGCCGGCCTGTTCTCCGTGGCCGTCACCATTCCCGGCTGGCCTGATGTAGTCGGGCGTGCAGATGCCGTCCAGTCCGGCCGCACAGCACGCATCGGCATGAACGAAGTGGACATGGTCGTCGCCATGACCGAGCGTGTCTCGGAGCTGGACGACGAGTTCGGCGGCCGTCACGCACGTCCTATGGCGGCCTCGTTCATGGTCAACACCGTGGCCTCCTACCTGCGCGCCGACGCACCCGAGGACGTACGCAAGGCGATGCTGTCCGCCGCCTCGGACCTGCTCTACCTGACCGGCTACATGGCCGTGGACGAAGGGCTGCACGGTCTCGCGCAGCGCTACTACGTCAAGGCCCTGGAGCTGGCGGGCGCGGCCGAGAACCACCTGACGTACTGCACCACCCTGCGGGGCATGAGTGTCCAGGCAGTTGACCTCCGCCACGGGGCGAAGGCCATGGAGCTGGCCGACGCCGCTGCCGCCGCCTCCCCGAAAGCCGGCCCCCGGATGCTGGCCTTCCTCGTCGGCCAGCAGGCGCACGCCGCCGCGCAGACCGGCGACCGTACGGGCGCGCTGCGCTACATCCGGGACGCCGAGGCGGCCATGGACCGCGCCGAGTCACGCGGAAAGGCGTTCGGCTCGTACAACTCCTCCTCACTCAACTACCACGTCAGCCAGGTACGTTACGAGCTCGGTGACAAGGCCGGAGCCGTCGAGGCCATGCAGCAAGCGGACCGGCTTCGCCCCAGCGTGTACCAGCGCACACGAGTACACCGTCGTGGCCTGCTGGCAGAGCGGCAGTTGGAACTCGGCCACCTGGAAGCGGCCTGCGCCACCTGGCACCAGGCCCTCGACGACTACCCCAAGGTGCAGTCCGGCCGCGCCGACGAGCGCGTGAAGACGATGTTCGGTCTCTTGCGTCCTCACCTGAAGAACGCGGCGGTCCGCGACCTGTACGACCGGGCACGGACCTTCGCACCACCGTCGCAGGTCACCTGA
- a CDS encoding asparagine synthase-related protein, whose product MLSMRLRLADLQEPKWRSEGGRWGNGESWIEPANVSTLVMEVNDDRAPRVRVRVKECRGDEADFVELTMEPGQARLAAGVFGTAPLYLAEKAGELHASWDLTLLRLHLRADRLVPRVVARTLTRQHRYTSETLFEGVYRLTERAAATLTSHGLNIHYPEPAEHVLEPRMLRLGVDPLAALDDLLTDVIRQAPTATGCVGVELSGGADSGNVALAVKAARFPDVYSFGLLVGGSTGRQQRERRRVLVEHCGFRDTATPAMQHPPFCPGGVRSLCKPHDPAGAFYQEAFDVVREQAAARRCEVMFTGSGGDEINAHHSRTQVELPTPEPVPWLGKKAVRALSEANEYLAPIPVLPVPTLMAFGMHNPGFLRAGIWPVSPLAHPRIVRFMEQLPHEYKRGKALFRERIRRAGLPEWVAAPAEPENFLAVLEKGLRSCGLPVLDSMLKESILVDLGYVDGKVLAQARRNADSAPVVPDLLCDVLALEVGLRSLV is encoded by the coding sequence ATGTTGTCGATGCGTCTGCGCCTGGCCGATCTCCAGGAGCCGAAGTGGCGGTCTGAGGGCGGCCGTTGGGGCAACGGCGAGAGCTGGATCGAGCCCGCGAACGTGTCCACGTTGGTCATGGAGGTCAACGACGACCGAGCGCCGCGCGTACGGGTCCGCGTGAAGGAGTGCAGGGGGGACGAGGCCGACTTCGTCGAACTCACCATGGAGCCCGGACAAGCCCGCCTGGCGGCGGGCGTCTTCGGCACAGCCCCGCTCTACCTGGCAGAGAAGGCCGGCGAGCTCCACGCCTCTTGGGACCTGACGCTGCTGCGACTGCATCTGCGGGCCGACCGCCTGGTGCCGCGCGTTGTCGCCCGCACGCTGACGAGGCAGCACCGCTACACGTCCGAGACGCTCTTCGAAGGCGTCTACCGCCTCACCGAACGGGCAGCGGCCACCCTGACCTCTCACGGGCTCAACATTCACTACCCCGAGCCCGCCGAACACGTACTTGAACCACGTATGCTCCGGCTCGGGGTTGATCCGCTAGCCGCACTGGACGACTTGCTGACCGACGTGATCCGTCAGGCGCCGACGGCAACCGGATGCGTGGGCGTCGAACTGTCCGGCGGCGCGGACTCCGGGAACGTCGCCCTGGCCGTGAAGGCGGCCCGCTTCCCGGATGTGTACAGCTTCGGCCTGCTGGTGGGAGGAAGCACCGGCAGGCAACAGCGCGAGCGGCGTCGGGTCCTTGTGGAGCACTGCGGCTTCAGAGACACGGCCACCCCCGCCATGCAGCACCCACCCTTCTGCCCTGGAGGCGTACGCTCCCTGTGCAAGCCGCACGATCCGGCCGGAGCCTTCTACCAGGAGGCGTTCGACGTCGTACGCGAGCAGGCAGCCGCCCGGCGATGCGAGGTCATGTTCACGGGCAGCGGCGGGGACGAGATCAACGCACACCACTCCAGGACGCAGGTCGAACTGCCGACGCCGGAACCCGTGCCGTGGCTCGGCAAGAAGGCGGTCCGAGCGCTTTCCGAGGCGAATGAGTACCTGGCCCCCATCCCGGTGCTGCCCGTACCGACCCTGATGGCGTTCGGGATGCACAACCCCGGATTCCTCCGGGCCGGAATCTGGCCGGTGAGCCCGCTCGCCCACCCGCGGATCGTGCGGTTCATGGAGCAGCTGCCACACGAGTACAAGCGCGGCAAGGCGCTGTTCCGCGAGCGGATCAGACGGGCTGGGCTGCCCGAGTGGGTGGCCGCGCCGGCCGAACCGGAGAACTTCCTGGCCGTCCTGGAGAAGGGGCTGCGGTCCTGCGGGCTGCCCGTCCTGGACAGCATGCTCAAGGAGTCCATCCTGGTGGACCTCGGCTACGTTGACGGCAAGGTTCTCGCCCAGGCACGGAGGAACGCCGACTCCGCGCCGGTCGTCCCCGATCTGCTGTGCGATGTGCTCGCCCTGGAGGTCGGGCTGCGAAGCCTCGTGTGA
- a CDS encoding class I SAM-dependent methyltransferase has protein sequence MTSPDTEAEHVEATNLLYRDPALYDVVQSDSTSAGMCQTLIELHQPGARTLVDFGCGTGRDLEMLAKRYECIGVDLQPGLVDYAQQARPGLDVRTGDMRTVRLGKRMDVVTCMGNSLAYAHHNHDVGQVFATFAAHAQPGALLVLCSPVAPITRTEPTTATVDTPTGPATVTIRHTWDLRTQINTMHRHWMLPSGDEARDEIRRRVLFPRELERYAEGAGFEVLDMLDGDGDGDGDGAGAGLTGPTVYTVARRTPR, from the coding sequence GTGACCAGCCCCGACACGGAAGCCGAGCACGTGGAAGCCACCAACCTCCTCTATCGCGATCCGGCACTCTACGACGTGGTCCAGTCCGACAGCACGAGCGCCGGAATGTGCCAGACCCTGATCGAGCTGCACCAGCCGGGCGCCAGGACCCTCGTCGACTTCGGATGCGGTACCGGCCGGGACCTGGAGATGCTCGCCAAGCGCTACGAGTGCATCGGTGTGGACCTTCAGCCCGGTCTGGTCGACTACGCCCAGCAGGCCCGGCCCGGACTGGACGTCCGTACCGGCGACATGCGTACCGTACGACTCGGCAAGCGCATGGACGTGGTGACCTGCATGGGCAACAGCCTCGCGTACGCGCACCACAACCACGATGTCGGCCAGGTCTTCGCCACCTTCGCCGCCCACGCCCAGCCAGGAGCGCTGCTCGTGCTGTGTTCCCCCGTCGCCCCGATCACCCGGACCGAGCCGACCACCGCCACGGTCGACACCCCGACGGGACCCGCGACCGTCACCATCCGCCACACGTGGGACCTGCGGACCCAGATCAACACCATGCACCGGCACTGGATGCTCCCCTCGGGCGACGAGGCCCGAGACGAGATCCGCAGGCGCGTCCTGTTCCCCCGGGAACTCGAACGCTACGCCGAGGGAGCCGGCTTCGAGGTCCTGGACATGCTCGACGGCGACGGCGACGGCGACGGCGACGGCGCAGGGGCAGGGCTGACCGGCCCCACCGTGTACACGGTGGCCCGACGAACGCCGCGGTGA